The genome window catacaattgaggagttctatctcttatttctttgtaggttaatcatcatgacgATCGTATATCACTCAAAATTCAATTTGGAGAATGTTTATGATCCGGTTTTCAGGCATGAGCATGGAGTTAtaggaaaccaagaaaaacctatttCACCGACTTACCACTAAGGTCACTATTTAATGGTGATTGAAACAAGTCTTAGGGCTATCATTTTTGGACATATTGAAGTTTCATTTTATCTGTGTCATTACATGATTTTATTTGTGCTAAAGAGAGGGAATCAGCTGTGCCAAGATTTAATTCTTGTGGGACCCGAGTATGACATTGTACTAGAATGTGGGTTGTTTGCATAGGAGTTGTGTTGGCCAAGCATGTGCAATTGTTTGAGCTGCAAAATTTCTTGAAAATATTCTAGAATAATGTCTCACATATTGGTTGGAGTTTCAATCATCTACGTCTGAGAATGGTGCGGGGGACTTTCTATTGGACATGCCGTCAGTGGTCTGGGATAATATGAATTCTATTATGGCTAGAAGTTGCACTAAGGAGGAAGTCTATGCGGCTGTTTCTCATATTGGTATTACTAAAACACTGGGACCAGATGGATTTTCTTCGGCTTGCTATATTCAGAACTGGGAATATCTTGGGGACGATCTGTTTCATGTAGTAAACGATTTCTTAGTGTTTGGCCTTTTATCTCCTGAGATCAGTCGGACTACTATAGCCTTGATTCCAAAAGTGCAGAGCCCTGTTAAGGCGATAGACTATCGGCCGATTAGCTTATGTAATGTGGTGTACAAAATCATTGCTAAGCTTCTAGCGAATCGCCTAAAATTAATTCTTCCTGGGATAATCTTGGGCAATCAATATGCTTTTATAGCCGGGCGTTTAATCACGGATAATATTATAGTTGCCTATGAAGCTCTGCATTCTATGGCTATTAAACATAGGAGTCAGAAGGATTACATGGCGGTTAAACTAGACATGAGTAAAGCATACGATCGCTTTGAATTGTCTTTCATTGAGGAGGTTATGGTGAAAATGGGGTTTAACGCACAACGGATCTGTTGGATTTCCCAATGTGTTAAAACGGTCTCCTACTCCGTTTTGGTTAATGATGTGTTGAGTGATCAGGTGGTGCCTCAGCGGGGTCTCAGGCAAGGAGATCCCctttctcctcttctttttgttatttgtacTGAAGCTCTCAATTATCGGCTCTCTCTCTTCGAATCTCAAGGTTTGTTGGAGGGTGTTCTGTTTGGAGGCGGTCGTATTCGGGTCTTGCATTTATTCTTTGCCGATGATTCTCTTTTGTTTTGCCATGCTACTTTGGAAGCTTGGGGTTGTGTCCATTCAGTTTTGGCTGGTTATGAGGAAGTGTCAGGGTAGAAATTGAATGTGGAGAAAACAACTTTATTTTTTAGTAAGCATACGTCAGTGGAGGTGAAGGAGTCCCTTAAGCTTTTTTTTGGTGTTAAGGAGATCAAATCATTTGAGATGTACCTGGGCCTTCCTGCTATGATCGGTAGATAAAAAAAGGAGTCGTTACAGTATGTGGTGGATAAGGTTAGGAAAAAAACTCAGTGCTAGACAAATCGTTTTCTTTCGTGTGCTGACAGGGAGACccttgatgtggggtttagtacccgctaaaagtatagcgattataaacccaattatactcgcaagtgcacgaatcaattgtagtatagaagtggcaaatacgagtgtcgtacccacagggactgaatattaaatatctgcaattcaaaCTCTTgaaattatcaatggaaacaaaataaacaaggattaatacaaataaacaaacactagggatccgatttcaccaactctattgtatttaaattatttagccgacaattatcattttatTCATGCATgacaaagatcaagtccccaaatttatgtaatagtcatgggcatctgacttaccacgtctattctcaattgcaaccatccatgggcatttggattggctaggacaatcaagaatgcattaggatttatgataacttatgtagcgatcacaaagatcctagcatatggcatttatgtctaggtaactccggtattaattgcaagaagcttgtctcaaattggacatgggcatttgtctcaatttgcatcatggtaatcgaacctagatggtagctaagcatcaagatttaattatcaataaagaatagctaattaacacttgacatagcataaataaactaataatcaaaccaaatttatttacatacaatagagtggatccatcatcaccctagtaagaggattagttcctcatactaggtttacacaaccaacaattgatctcacaaaattctagaaagaatatgtgagcaaattgctgtaaaagagaaaataaaactcaagaactcactccttgatttctttctcctcttcctccttgatttcttctcctctttcctctctgatttcttctctggttttttGTGTTCTCTTTTGTGATCAGTGTGTATTCCTTTTATAGAGATAAAAATCTACTGATGTTTCACGGGTGCCGAATTTTGTGGACTTTTGAGGAAAAATAAACTGCGCTGCATTTGAAAAATTCATGTCaagacaaaatatatatatatacatattactaTTGCATATTTGACTTTtaaaaccatatatatacatacatatatatatctttatatataactattacgttTGTGACTtttgtacacacacatatataactattatatatacatatatatatctatatctaacactgtttatatatagacttttgTACATTTATCAACCCTTATTAAGTCAGTGTTGCAGGCAATCCCTACGTATAGTATGCAAGTCTTTCGTTTCCCTAAAGGCTTATGTAATGAGCTCAATTCTATCATTAGACAGAGTTTTGGTGGAGAGGAGGCAAACGAAATCAAGGTATTTCATGGCTTCCTTGTGTAAATCTAAGGCGATGGGGGGCATTGGGTTTTGCGAATTTGGAGCGTTTAATGAAGCATTACTTACTAAACAAGGGTGGTGAATCATTCAACACCCATCTTCCTTTGTATCTAGAGTGCTCCAAGCTAAATATTTTAGGACTTGTCCCTTCCTTGAAGCTGATTCTTTATCAAACTCTTCATTTGTTTGGAAAATCATATGCTTTGCGAGAGGTCTTTTGAGTGATGGTTTATATTGGAGAATTGGCAATGGGCTTAATGTTCGCATTTGGCTTGACAAATGGACTCCACATCCTCTTTGTTTTAAGGAAGAATATAGAGAAAGAGGCCTCTATAGGAATTCTACTGTTAGTGTCCTTATCGATCATGATTTGGGGTGGTGGAATCATGAGTTgattttggaattgtttaaccaAGAGGAGGCTAACTTAATCTTGCAATAATCAGTGTGTCCGAGAGGGGGTGTAGATAAGCAATTTTGGAATGGGATAGAGAAAGGAGTTTTCTCGATGAGGAGTGGTTATTTTCGAGCCCAGGAGATTTTAAATCGTGACCTTGCAAGCACTTCTGGGAGTTCTCCATTGGCTAATTTCTATAAGGGGTTATGGCAGCTCCAAGTTCCTCCTTCCACTAAATCTTTTATATGGCGAGCTTCTCATGGTATTCTTCGGACTTATTCGAACTTGTGTCACAGAAAGATTATTCTGTCTGAGCTTTGCCCCCTATGTAATCAAGTGGCTGAAGATGTGATTCATGCTATTTTCTTTTGCCCCCATGCTGTTGAAGCTTTTGGTTATAGTTGTAAATCCATTCAGAAGTTGGATAATTTGGGCTATGAGTTTATCGATGCTTGGTTTAGTGTTTCGGCCTCATTGGATTTAGTTAGTCTGGCCTCCCCTGTTGTTATGCTGAAGATGATTTGGTTTCGTCGCAATTCCCTTATTCATGGGGAAAAAGTGTCTTCAGTGTCTCatcttttcttgtttgttaGTGAATCTGTTCAGAGGTTTAAATCTGACTCTTTGTGTGACAGAGGTCTTGGCcctagtattttttttgtggcgCAAAGATGGTGCTTGCCTTGTAGAGGAGTTGTAAAGATTAACTTTGATGCTTATGTTTGTACCAAGAATAAGGTGACAGGTTTTGGTGGTATTTTTCGTAATGATCTTGGTTTTCCCCTGGCGGCCTTAACTGATTGGTGTCCTGTAGCTCATTCTCCAACCTTGGCAGAGGCGTATTCCGCATTGACAGCGGTACAG of Tripterygium wilfordii isolate XIE 37 chromosome 13, ASM1340144v1, whole genome shotgun sequence contains these proteins:
- the LOC120012560 gene encoding uncharacterized protein LOC120012560, coding for MRSGYFRAQEILNRDLASTSGSSPLANFYKGLWQLQVPPSTKSFIWRASHGILRTYSNLCHRKIILSELCPLCNQVAEDVIHAIFFCPHAVEAFGYSCKSIQKLDNLGYEFIDAWFSVSASLDLVSLASPVVMLKMIWFRRNSLIHGEKVSSVSHLFLFVSESVQRFKSDSLCDRGLGPSIFFVAQRWCLPCRGVVKINFDAYVCTKNKVTGFGGIFRNDLGFPLAALTDWCPVAHSPTLAEAYSALTAVQLAKVMGFQAIHIDGDSLNVINAIGDDQKSEVYSD